Proteins encoded in a region of the Takifugu flavidus isolate HTHZ2018 chromosome 10, ASM371156v2, whole genome shotgun sequence genome:
- the gra gene encoding uncharacterized protein C8orf88 homolog encodes MEVSRRRVLQKHLEPARPLRRCVNVVIDPSPYASTCAQALMKEVDQETSVDIKRFYEILCPNKKKEGKLSYSRDFLISLANCAESRKKPEFLPDYSIVLTKARDEEHLKCHEIWWNEGKGEMVAERPQSS; translated from the exons ATGGAGGTGTCAAGAAGAAGAGTCCTCCAAAAACATCTGGAGCCTGCAAGGCCCCTACGGCGCTGTGTTAATGTTGTAATAG ATCCCAGCCCTTATGCCTCTACATGTGCACAGGCACTAATGAAGGAAGTTGATCAGGAG ACAAGTGTTGACATCAAGAGATTCTATGAGATTCTTTGCCcgaataaaaagaaagaag GCAAATTATCATACTCGAGAGATTTTTTAATTTCTCTGGCAAACTGTGCCGAGTCCAGGAAGAAACCAGAATTCTTGCCCGATTACTCCATAGTCTTAACCAAGGCG agagatgaagaaCACCTGAAGTGTCATGAAATATGGTGGaatgaaggaaaaggagaaat GGTGGCAGAAAGGCCTCAGTCATCATGA